In Carassius gibelio isolate Cgi1373 ecotype wild population from Czech Republic chromosome B19, carGib1.2-hapl.c, whole genome shotgun sequence, one DNA window encodes the following:
- the LOC127979366 gene encoding splicing factor, proline- and glutamine-rich, translating into MSRDRSRNRGGFQHRGRGGIGMRGGMGNPNFRNQNQYPYQNRGAHMGGGFKPNLGNQPTQASTPQKPQESNQNKPAVQTPPAQAPVLPQQSNNKGPSPQPTAVPAQPKIQSPPPQNTVKTPDLVSPQNQPRKIQPAQGVMGNGQKPPVPVMKAPEQTPPPQQQQQPPITKSEDSSQPQELRATLSLLRKPGEKTYTQRCRLFIGNLPNDITEPEFRKLFAKYGVPSEIFINQSKGFGFIRLESRALAEIAKAELDDIPMKGRPLRVRFATHSAALSVRNLSPYVSNELLEEAFSQFGMVERAVVIVDDRGRSTGKGIVEFSSKPAARKALDRISDGVFLLTSAPRPIVVELLEQYDEEDGLPEKLAQKNPSYQKEREQPPRFARPGTFEFEYSQRWKSLDEMEKQQRQQVEKNIREAREKLEGEMEDAYHEHQANMLRQDLLRRQEELRRMEELHSQEMQKRKEMQLRQEEERRRREEEMMRQREMEEQMRRKREESYRMGGFMDNRDREMRMNSSGGLGLADMPFGSPSQKFPLTGMNFEGHQGMGGTTPGGMAPNEMRNERFPQGGQGGPRGMGAGNPGFGRVREEYEGAAKKPRF; encoded by the exons ATGTCTCGTGACCGGTCCCGTAACCGTGGAGGATTCCAGCACCGAGGCCGCGGAGGAATCGGGATGCGCGGCGGTATGGGAAACCCAAATTTTAGAAATCAAAACCAGTATCCTTATCAGAACCGAGGAGCCCATATGGGTGGTGGGTTTAAGCCGAATTTGGGAAACCAACCCACCCAGGCGTCTACACCACAGAAGCCGCAAGAATCCAATCAAAACAAACCAGCGGTGCAGACACCTCCGGCGCAAGCCCCTGTCCTGCCCCAGCAGAGCAACAACAAAGGCCCGTCGCCACAACCGACCGCCGTTCCCGCTCAGCCGAAGATCCAGTCTCCACCGCCGCAGAATACCGTGAAGACCCCGGACCTCGTATCCCCACAGAACCAGCCCAGAAAGATTCAACCCGCCCAAGGTGTGATGGGAAATGGCCAAAAACCGCCTGTTCCCGTGATGAAAGCCCCAGAGCAGACACCaccaccacaacaacaacaacaaccaccgATCACCAAGAGTGAGGACAGCTCTCAGCCTCAG GAATTGAGAGCGACGCTGTCTTTGCTGCGCAAGCCCGGGGAGAAGACCTACACTCAGCGCTGCCGTCTGTTTATTGGGAACCTCCCAAACGACATCACTGAACCTGAATTCAGGAAATTGTTTGCAAAGTATGGCGTGCCCAGTGAGATTTTCATCAATCAAAGCAAAGGGTTTGGATTTATCAGACTG gaATCCCGTGCCTTGGCAGAGATTGCAAAAGCTGAGCTGGATGATATCCCAATGAAAGGCAGACCACTTAGAGTTCGTTTTGCCACTCATTCTGCCGCACTTTCTGTGCGCAACTTGTCTCCATATGTGTCCAATGAACTGCTGGAAGAAGCCTTCTCTCAGTTTGGGATGGTGGAGAGGGCTGTAGTAATCGTAGACGACCGTGGCCGCTCCACTGGGAAGGGCATTGTTGAGTTTTCTTCCAAGCCAGCTGCACGGAAGGCCCTCGATCGGATCAGTGATGGAGTCTTCCTTCTCACATC GGCACCCCGTCCAATTGTGGTTGAATTGTTAGAACAATATGATGAGGAGGACGGTTTGCCAGAGAAACTTGCACAGAAGAACCCCAGTTATCAGAA GGAGCGAGAGCAACCTCCTCGGTTCGCCCGTCCTGGTACCTTTGAGTTTGAATACTCGCAACGATGGAAGTCTCTTGATGAGATGGAGAAACAACAGAGGCAACAAGTGGAGAAGAACATTCGTGAGGCCCGTGAGAAGCTGGAAGGAGAGATGGAAGATGCTTATCATGAGCACCAAGCAAACATGCTCAGACAGG ACCTTCTTAGACGTCAGGAGGAACTCCGCCGCATGGAAGAGTTGCACAGTCAGGAGATGCAGAAGCGTAAAGAGATGCAG CTCAGGCAAGAAGAGGAACGCCGtaggagagaggaggagatgaTGCGGcagagagaaatggaggaacagaTGAGGCGCAAACGTGAGGAGTCTTACAGAATGGGCGGCTTTATGGATAAT AGAGACAGGGAGATGAGAATGAATTCCAGTGGAGGCCTGGGGTTGGCTG ATATGCCATTTGGGTCACCTAGCCAGAAGTTTCCATTGACCGGAATGAACTTTGAAGGACACCAGGGAATGGGGGGAACAACACCTGGGGGCATGGCGCCCAACGAAATG